TACCTATATTTAGCAAAAGCTATATATGTTGGTATCcaacagaaaaaaaattacaatcatGGAGTTGTATTTAACaactaattaaacaaaattgtaTGTCTTCCCCTCAAAGTATATGATACGATTCTTGAATGTAATGTCTTAGGTAGGTCCCCACGCATACCAACATGTATCATATTCTAATATTAACATGTGTTCTCTAGATATGGGTTCGTTTGCGTAATGATGCGAACACCCTACGTGCGAACCTATATAAAGATGCGAACCCTCCATGTGCAGACTTACGTAAGCGAACTATATAGGCTATCATTGTTGGAGTAAAGAGGGTCGGGTTGATCTTAGTCAAGCAGTCAGATAGTGGATCGATAATAACGAACACcataacaaaaattacaattaaaattaattttgttatattaacaaaatcataaaaattcaaacatcatAATATAAGCAATTAAATTCACTAaacattgaattaaaaattaaaaaattaataatgttacaTTTATATCAAAATGTATATTTCTGTTCCAATATGATACcgtataaaacaaaaacaaaaaggacaAGTGTCACATAAAAATTGTTAAACTCAagtaaagtaaaatattattatcctaattaaatataattatttgatgaatatttcaatcaagattaataagtaaaagaaaaattaaaatacaaatttagataCCTAACAGgaaacttttcttttaaattgaaagtaGTACAGTGGAATTCAATGAGAAGGTTTTCTAGCTAAAACAATTTGAGAATGGGAATCCACCCATACCACAATATGTCTGACAAAAGAGTTACATGCAGAGCACAATGTTCAAAGTTTTTGTTTTCtgtgattttatttaattttatgaataattttttctataaacaAACAGTATTTGCagaaaacaaaactttgttGTTCTGGAAATTACTCATTTGTCGAGATATTGTGGTATGGGTGGATTCTCATTCTCAATTTGTTTTTATCTGGCAAACCTTCTCATTGAATTTCAATGTACtatcaattttcaaaactgtttgTTGTTTGCtatctaaatttgtatttttgttaaTCAAATCTCAATAAACTAATGcatatatttaagttttgatgTGTTTTGATTGATTATACACAAATTCAAATACGTAACtctgtgtgtgtatatatatatatatatatttggtttatGACTGCTATCTATTTTACACTTTCTTACCTTTTAAGAAGCTTTTATCTTTGAACCTTTCCCTAATCAATCATGGCGACCATGGATGAAGAGGAATCATCCTTCACTCTTCCTCTCATTGAAGTTGATGAAAATAAACAAGCTTTAGTAACCAAACTAGAGGAAATTGAACCAAATTCATCCCATTCATGTTCAACAACTAACTCTTTCTTCAAAACCTGTTTCAATGGGCTTAATGCTCTTTCAGGTTCTATTTTTAAGTTCTttgttcttaaaattttcatcttaaaTAGATCCTTTTCCCAGTTTCTATTTTAAGTTGTCAAGAACAGTTTGAGTTCCTTTGACAATTCTctgatatgatttttttttaaactaattttctaGGAGTCGGGATATTATCAACCCCATATGCACTAGCATCAGGAGGATGGTTAAGCTTGATTCTTCTTTTCGCCATTGCCACTGCTGCATTCTTCTCTGGCTTATTAATCCAAAGATGCATGGATTCGGATTCGAATATCCGAACTTATCCTGACATCGGCGAGCTTGCATTCGGGAAGAAAGGAAGATTGATAGTCTCCATTTTCATGTACATCGAGCTTTACTTAGTTGCTACAGGATTCTTGATTTTAGAAGGAGATAATCTTCAAAATTTGTTCCCAAACATGGAATTTGAAGTTGGTCAAGGACTAACAATTGGTGGGAAACAAGGGTTTATCATAATAGTAAGCCTCATAATATTGCCCACAGTTTGGTTAGATAACTTGAGCCTTCTTTCATATGTGTCAGCCAGTGGGGTATTAGCTTCTGGAATCATACTTGGTTCCATTATATGGACTGGTGCGTTTGAAGGGATTGGGTTTCAACAAAAGGGAACATTGGTCAATTGGGATGGAATGTTGACTGCTATCAGCTTATATGCTTTCTGCTATTGTGCACATCCAGTTTTCCCTACACTCTACACTTCTATGAAGAAAAAACATCAGTTCTCCAATGTAAGTATTTCTTCTAGATAGCAATTTCAATTGGATGCTATTTTCAATCGAAAAACATGTAACcggataattttttttctcaggTATTAGTTGTATGCTTTATCTTGTGTACCATCACGTATGCATCAATGGCAATCTTCGGGTACTTAATGTTCggaccacaaattcaatcaCAGGTAACATTGAATCTTCCAGCAAGCATCAGTTCAAAAGTGGCCATCTACACGACCTTGGTGAACCCCATAGCCAAATACGCATTGATGGTTACTCCAATCGTTAATGCCATTAAAACCCGGTTTTCATGTCATTACAACCTACGATTCCTCAGCATCCTCATCGGCACCAACTTGTTGATCAGCAC
The sequence above is a segment of the Gossypium raimondii isolate GPD5lz chromosome 4, ASM2569854v1, whole genome shotgun sequence genome. Coding sequences within it:
- the LOC105780063 gene encoding amino acid transporter AVT1I, producing MATMDEEESSFTLPLIEVDENKQALVTKLEEIEPNSSHSCSTTNSFFKTCFNGLNALSGVGILSTPYALASGGWLSLILLFAIATAAFFSGLLIQRCMDSDSNIRTYPDIGELAFGKKGRLIVSIFMYIELYLVATGFLILEGDNLQNLFPNMEFEVGQGLTIGGKQGFIIIVSLIILPTVWLDNLSLLSYVSASGVLASGIILGSIIWTGAFEGIGFQQKGTLVNWDGMLTAISLYAFCYCAHPVFPTLYTSMKKKHQFSNVLVVCFILCTITYASMAIFGYLMFGPQIQSQVTLNLPASISSKVAIYTTLVNPIAKYALMVTPIVNAIKTRFSCHYNLRFLSILIGTNLLISTVLVALAIPFFGSLMSLVGALLSITASIILPCLCYLKISGIYRRFNGQLVGICLIIIVGVCLVIFGTYTSVLDIIGNF